TTTGAATGTATTTAGAAACTATGCTGTTAAATTCTATAGGTAATCTAAATAAACACTTCAGTTATTATTATCCGAAAAAGAAGCGAGTCTGATATTAATTTTTTTAACCATGAAGCCAGCATTATCACTTTTCAACGGAGGGATATTTGAGAATAGCGCTATTGTTTGCTTGTGTTATTTTGTTATTTAGTATTGTTTCATTGCCAGCCGCAATAATCCGCGTTACTGATGATTCATTATCGATTCAAGAAGCTATTGATTCATCCTCTGATGGCGATACGGTGCTGGCTGCTGATGGCCGCTACTATGAGAGAATCACTTTCGATGGCAAGAATATAATTGTCTCCAGCGAATTTATCATCGATGGCGATACCATGCATATATGCAGCACTATTATCGATGGCGATACTTCAATTACTCCAATAGTTGCTGATACCGGAAGTGTAGTAAGATTTGTTAATGGTGAGGATTCTACAGCCGCATTAATTGGATTTACGGTTCAGAATGGTATCGGCATTTCAGGTTATGGCGGAGGCATTTATATTCTTGATAGTTCTCCCGAAATAATAAGCTGTAGGATTACCGACAACTCAGCATCAATTAAGGGCGGCGGAATCTGGTCAAATGCCGCTCCGTATATTTTCAAGTGCAGCATATTCGGCAATGACGATGGCGGAGGTTTACAATTCGGACGTGTTTATCCCAGTCTCTGTCATGTCATAGTAGATAGTTGTTTGGTAAGTGATAATATAGGCGTAGGAATAAATTATTATGTTTCGGCTTACTTACAATCAAACCCTGCTACTATTTTAAACGTTACGGTTGAAAATAATACAGGTGATGGCATTCTTTGCGCAGGACCATACAGCGATGAAAACACTATCTCCGGTTGTATTATTCGAAACAATGGCGGAAACGGTATCGACCTTGGATTGCCGGAGTTGGGTGAAGAACCGCCTGTCAATGTTGAAGACCGTTCGCCGAGCAATATTCTAAATTGTGTAATCGAGGGCAATGAAGGGCGAGGAATAGCAGCTCTTCATGGCTCGTTTATAATATCGCTGACAATTGACAGCTGCTTAATTGCAGACAACACTGGCGGGGGAATATATTTTTATGGTTATGAAGGCGGATACGGTTTCACAATGTCCAATACCGAGATTAGCGGCAATTCTGCCGCATTGGGAGGTGGAATATATTACTGTTCCGGCTATTTAGGCAATATTACTAATTGCCTTTTCTATAATAATTCCGCTCAAAAAGGCGGTGTAATCTACTCCACCTGCAATATGATGTTGGATGATAGGGCGGAGGGATCATTTTCTAATTGCACATTTTCTCATAACCATGCCGATACCGGTTCAGCATTTTATTTTAACTATTCTTACAGCGGCACAATAGGATTTAATAATTGCATAATTGCCTTTAATGAACCCGGCGAGGCGGTTTACTCATTAGGCTGGTCAGGTAGTATTCCCGTTTTCTCCTGCACCGATATATTCGGCAATAAAGGCGGCGACTGGACTGGATATATCGCTGACCAAGCCGATTCTAACGACAATTTCTCGCAAGACCCGGCTTTCTGTGATACTGCTAATAACGATTTTCATATATCTCACTTATCACCCTGCGCCCCGGACAACAATGACTGTGAAGCTTTAATAGGCGCGCTAAGCATTGGTTGTTCGGGGCTTAATAATTTCAGCTTAATCGGCCCGCCTGAGGATTCTATACTTGTCAATGTTCCCTATCAGTTTGTCTGGCAATCAACCATGGATATCGATTCGGGTTATGCTGCAACATATATTGTTTTTATCGATGACGATTCCTTGCTTGGCTCGCCCATATTTTCAGAAATTATCTCAGATACCATCTATACTTTATCCGATACGCTTATTCGCTCGACCCGATACTATTGGCGCGTACAGGCTGATAACGATTATGCCGCTCCGATATTCAGCGATGAAACCAGGAGCTTCTATATCAATGGTTATCCAATTGAACCCGTTATAATTGCTCCGGAAAATAATGCAAATGCAGATACATCAATTTATCTGACATGGCTTGTAAGTATAGACCCTGATAGTTTTGATGCCGTATCGTATGCTGTTCAGATTGATGATGATTCGCTATTCAATACGCCGGAAATAAATCAATCTGGTCTAACATCCGATATGCTATTAGAAGATGCTTTCGCCATAATGCTTGGCGATTTAGAGGATATCGAAAATCTTATAGCAGATACTCGATACTATTGGCGAGTAAGGGCTGATGACAGCTATGGTCTATCTTCAAATTGGCCGGATAGCCTGTTTTATTTTATCTACCTTAATCAGAATCATGCGCCCAACCCGCCTGTCTCCGGTTTCTCGCCTGCCGATGATGAAGAGGTAATATCCCTCATGCCCACTATAACCTGGGATGACGCTATCGACCCGGACCCCGATGATAACAGCGATGTCTTGCGATATGTTTTCAATTTGATAGAGGATACCAGCTGCGGCAGCTATCAATATTGGGATACGACCGCTCAGGGAATCAATCAAGTTGTCGTTCCCGATACCCTTGATGATAATGCTTATTTCTATTATACCGTAAAAACTATCGATGACGATGGTCTGGAATCAGATTGGAGCGCTGTTCAGAATTTCTGGACAAATCATTTCAACTACCCGCCGGAACCGTTTTCTTTGATATATCCGGAAACCGAAACCAGATGGGTTGATTATTATACCCTGTTCAGATGGGGCAATACGTTTGATTATGACCCTAACGCAAGCTTTGATTTCACTCTGCAGTATTCTACCGACAGCCTTTTCAATAATGTCAAAAAATACGAATGTATTACAGATACAATGATTATCATCTCTACTGATTCATTAACATTAACAGGACAAACGTTTTACTGGCAAGTTTTAGCTATTGATGACGACAGCTTGATTACTTATGGCGGTATCCCCGAAAGCGAATACCGCAAGCTGGTTATACATCCCCCCGGCGATGCCAACTGCGATGGCATATTAATGGGTTCTGATGTGATTTTCTTAGTTAACTTCTTCAGAGGGGAAGGACAGGAGTCAATGCCGTTTTTAGCCGGCGATGCCAATGCCGATTGCCAGTTGCTTGGCAGTGATGTTACTTTTCTTGTGCAGTATTTTACAAATAGCGGTCCTGCGCCGATTAGGGGAGATTGCGAACAGATAGAAGTATTGACAGAAGAGCGGAGATTGCCAGCTAAAAGCGCGGGGGATTGAAAAGGACAATACAGATTCTATCGGGATTTGTTGCATTTATTCATTCGCAGGTCGGATTCCGAGTGAGCGAAGCGAATAAGCGGACGAGGTCATTTATTTAACCCGACACCTATCGTATAAACCCTGATTTTGCGGTCCTGCCCGCCGGCAGGCAGAAGCTGTCAGCATGACCAATCTCTGGATTCCCAATCAAGTTGGGAATGACGCGGGCAGTGTGGGAATGACATCATTATAGCATCCGCCTAAGGCGGACAAAAGGCCGGACAGTAGTGAAACAATATCAAAAACTTATTGAGAATACAGAGTGTTTTTTATGCTGTCGGAGGTTGCCTTGTGCTGTCGGAGATTACTTCCGACAGTTCTGGTAGAAGAGTCCGCCTATGGCGGATTAAAATTTACGAATAATGCAGAATAGAAGTAATTATCATTCACAACACTGCTATCAATCTCTTTCACTTTGTATATGAATAGTGGTTGATTTCATTAAAAAGTGAAAAAAGTGTGTATGCAATACACACCTACTCGATGCGGTATATTAAATTAGATTTATTGATAGAAAACCAACGGCAAAATCCGGGATAAGAATATACCACTCAATAGGTAAAGTAACATTGTCATTCCCGTAAAAACCGGAATCTAAACCTTCTCGTCGCAGGCGGGGCTGTTTGCTAACTCAAAGTCAGATAACAAAGAATAAGTGTTTTTGCAAATCAATCATGGATTCCTCGCCGCTACGGGGAGGAAGAAACTCCGATGAAAATAACTTGTTGACAATAATGTTATTATGTTATTAATTAAAATGGTTAAGGTATTAAGAGATAGCATAGTAAATGTTGCGCGGATATTTTTTTAACGGCGGCTTTTATGGAACATGACGATAAAAAGAAAAACAACAACAAACCTGATGATAAATATGAGATTATAAATATCAATGAAGCTGCTTTCGCTGCTATTCAAAACACCGTTCAACAATTACAGATTGAAAATGAAAAGCTGAAAGCGGAAAATCAGAAGCTTTGCAGGTCTGGGTCGGGGCAATTTACTGAATATATGAGCGGTATATTCGAAAACGCTTCTTTCGGCATGTATCGGACTACTCCGGATGGCCGGATTCTTATAGCAAATAATGCTATTGCTAAAATGCTCGGCTATTTATCTGTGGATGAACTTTTAGGGCGAAATCTCGAAAAGGGTGGATATGAGCCGGGATATTCACGAGTTGATTTCATAAATCGTATCGAAAAAAACGGTCAGTTAAGCGGCCTTATTTCTGCCTGGACAAAACGTGATGGCTCTATCATATATGTTCGTGAAGACTGCCGAACGATTCGCGATAAAAACGGTAAAACTTTATATTATGATGGCATTGTTGAGAATATAACCGCATACCGAAAAGCGGCTATAGCACTTTGTCAATCCGAGAATAAGTATAGAACCTTGGTTGAAACTGCCGACCATGCGATAATACTGACCAATCTTAAAGGCAACCATCTATTCCGTAATAAAGCTTACTATATAAATTTTGGCTACAATGTCGGCGATAATATGGGCATTAATGAACTATCTATAGTTCATCCTAATGATGCGGCAATATTAAAAAATAAACTGACTGAAACACTTAGAAATAGAAAATCTGTCTGCGAATACCGGGTAAAACATAAAGAAGGCCACTGGATATACTGCCATGCCAGTTCTGTTGTGATATATGATAATAACAACAAACCGGAAATGATTTTAAAGATTATTGAAGATATAACCGAACGCAAGAGAACCGAAACAACTCTGCGGGTTTTGTCTTTGCGAAATGAAGCAATCTTAGCCGCTGTTCCCGATATTATTGCGGAAATTGGCGCTAACAAGAAATATGCCTGGGTTAATCAGGCGGGGTATGATTTTTTTGGGGATGATGTTATTGGCAAAGAAACCAGCTATTATTTCGAGGGGGAGCAAAAAACACATAATGCTGCTCAACCGCTTTTCAATGGCTATGAAAACGTAATCTATATTGAAAGCTGGCAAAGGCGCAGGGACGGCGAAAAGCGCTTGCTTGCCTGGTGGTGTCAAGTTCTTAAAGATGTTGATGGCAATGTTACCGGCACTCTTTCAACAGCCCGCGATATTACCGAGCAGAAAAAAGCCGAGGAAGCTTTGCGATTATCTGAAAAAAAATATCGTCAGGTAGTTGAGCATGCCACCGAGCTAATTTTTACGACCGATATTAACGGCAATTTTCTTTTTGCCAACTCCGTAGTACAACATATTTCGGGATACTCAATAAAAGAACTAAGACAAATGAACTATCTTGACTTAATATTGCCTGAGTATAGAAGAAGCTCGCAAATTCATTTTATGAAGCAGTATTTAAAGCGCGAAACGACAAGCTATTTAGAGTATCCATTTCAGACTAAAGATAATAAGACACTCTGGTTTGCCCAAAATACCGCGCTTAACGTTGAGAACGATAAAATTATCGGTTTTCATGCAGTGGCTCGCGATATAACCGAACGCAAAGCGGCAGAGGAGGCGCTTCGGGAAGCGGAAGAGCGATTTAGAACTATTGTTGAGACAGCTCCATGTTTTTTGGCTATCACTGATAAAAAAGGTAAAAACATATATGTCAGCCCTAATTGTGAAAAGATTACAGGCTACACCCAAGAAGAGTTGAAAAAAAACCAGACATGGATGGTGCATGAGAACGATAATGAAAAAGCAAGGAAACTCTATGAGTGCACTTTCCGCGAGGGGAAATGTGAAAAGGATTTTGAATATAAAGCGGTAAAAAAGAACGGTGAAATATGGTATGCCTCAAGCTCTTGGGAGCCGCTTAAAGATAACGATGGGAAATTTAAAGGCATTGTTTTCCAAACGATTGATATTACCAAACTCAAGCGAGCCAAGGAAGCGCTTCGGGAAACGCGCGATTACCTTGAGAATTTGATTAATTATGCCAATGCCCCGATTATTGTCTGGGATTCGGAATTACGTATAACCAGATTTAATCATGCTTTCGAACAGCTTACAGGCCGTAATGCGGGCGAAATGATAGAGTCTCAACTGGGTATATTATTTCCGATACAACAGCGGGAAAAGTCGATGGCTTTAATCAGGCGCACTATTTCCGGCGAAAGATGGAATGAAGTTGAAATCCCCATAATGCATACAGATGGTTCGGTGCGGATTGTATCCTGGAGTTCGGCGACTTTATTTACCTCAGACGGCAGTAATCCAATTGCCGTAATAGCGCATGGCCAGGATATCACCGAGCATAAAAAAGCGGAGGAAGCGCTTAAGCAATCCGAGGAAAAATACCGCACTCTGATTGAGAACATTCAAGACGGTGTTTTTGTTATCCAAAATCGAAAACTTATGTTTGCAAATGAGGCATTTGCTAATGTATCAGGTTTTTCCTTAGATGAGATTATAGGCAAAGATTTTAAGGATTTTATCGCCCCCGATGATCTGGATTTGTTAGAAAAGGCATATTTACAATTGATGTCTGATGAAAATATACCGGCAGAATTTGAATTCCGCGTCATACAAAAAAATAAAAACGCCTATAATCACGTCAATATGACCGCCGGTCTTTTCAATTACCAAGGCAAGACAGCGGCATTAGGCACACTCAAAGACATTACCGCCCGCAAACTGGCGGAGGATAAGGTTAAACAATCACTCGCTGAGAAAGAAATCCTTCTTAAAGAAATACACCATCGAGTAAAAAATAATCTTCAAGTTATTTCCAGTTTGCTTGAATTGCAGTCGGAACATGTTACAGATAATAAAACTCTTGAAATACTTAAAGTAAGCCAAAACCGCATCAGGGCAATGGGGCTGATTCATGAAAGCTTATATCATTCTTCCGATTTGTCCCAAATTAATTTTACCGGCTATATTGAAAATCTCTTGGAAAATTTATGTAATTCATTTGGCATCAATATTGAAGCTATTAAAATAAGTATCAATGTAGGGGATATTCAATTTTCTATTAGCAAAGCAATTTCATGCGGGTTGATTATCAATGAGCTTGTTACAAATTCATTAAAATACGCTTTTAAAGATGGCGAGGAAGGCGAAATTGCAATTAGTTTATATTCTGATGACGGACATTATACTATGATAATCAGCGATACCGGCGCTTGTTTTCCTGAAAATTTTGATTTTGCAAACACAGAAACGCTCGGGCTGCAGCTGGTTAATTTATTAGCAAAACAGCTTAAGGGAACCATTGAATTAAACAGAGAAAACAAAACGGAGTTTATTATATCATTTGCTTGAAAATGCAAATATTATATATTATTGCATTAATCATTTTGGGCGGTTCTCAACTGATATTAAGAAAGGAGGGAAGTGATGACATCAGAAACATATATACTTGTTGTTGAAGATGAGCCGATAGTTGCAAAAAATATTCAAAGCAGATTACAAAAGCTTGGTTATAAGGCGCCGACAATAGCCCTGTCGGGAGAAGAGGCAGTACAAAAAGCTGCCAAGTTTCGTCCCGACTTAGTGCTAATGGATATCAAACTGGAAGGGGGTATAGACGGCGTAGAGGCAGCTCGGCAGATTAATATAAGTGATGATATACCAATAATATATTTATCTGCTTATGCCGATGACAACACGATAGACAGAGCCAAAAACACTAAACCATTCGGCTATCTGCTAAAGCCCTTTGAGGTAAAAGAGCTTCATTCTACTATTGAGATGGCGCTTTATAAACATTCGATGGAGAAAAAACTTAAAGAGAGTGCAGACCGATTCCGCAACTTATATCTAAAATCTCCGCTGGGTTATCAATCGCTTAACGAGGATGGCTATATAACTGAGGTCAACCCTGCCTGGTGCAGCTTGCTTGGTTATTCCCGCGAGGAAGCAATCAACCAATGGTTTGGCGATTTTTTATCGCCGGATTATCATGATCGTTTCCGCGAATATTTTTCCCGATATAAAGAAGCCGGCGAAATCTATGGCGAACAATTTGAGATAGTTCGCAAGGACGGCAATCGCATCCTTGTGGAAATCAACGGTAAAATCAGCTATAGCAATGAAGGCGATTTCAAACAAACACACTGTATCCTTAATGATATTACCGAACGCATTCGCGCAGAAAAGGCGCTGGAGTTTTCAAGTTCGGTAATGCAACAGGTATCGGATGCCATAATTGTAACAAGCCTTGATTTCAAAATTACTCATATTAATGATGCTGTTAAAAAACTATATGGATACTCAGAAGAAGAGCTGATAGGCAAAAGCCCCGATATTTTGAATGCTGAAAAAATAGTGAAGAAAATTCAGGAAAATATTTATAAAACAGTGTCTGCCGGCAAGGTATGGACAGGCAAACACTCCAATAAAAGAAAAGACGGCAGTACTTTTATTTGCGAATTTAAGATTTCCCCTATGTACGATAAGAATAATCAAATTTATTCCTACATTGCGATACAGCGTGATATAACCGAACGAGAAAACGCAAAGGAAGCATTAAATCAAGCAAATCTGCAATTGAAAGCTACTTTGGATGCACTTCCGGATATTTTATTTGAGGTTGACCGGAATGGCGTAATCTATAACTTTCACGCTACTTATCCTGAATTTTTATATGCCTCCCCGGATAAATTCCTTGGCAAACCGGTTAGCGAGATTCTTCCTCAGGATGCGGTAAACATCATAATGAATGCTATTAAACAGGCAGTCGAAACAGGACGGCATATCGGCGCAGTTTATCCGCTTAGGACAGAAACCGGGCTTTATTGGTTTGAGCTGTCTATTGCCGCAAAAGGCAATCCTAAAAAGCCGGAAGGCCGTCTTATTGCGCTATCTCGAAATATTACCGATAGGGTACAGGCAGAAAAAGCATTGCAAAAAAGTGAAGAACAATACCGCCTTCTTGCTGAAAATATAACCGATGTCATCTGGCTTATAGATAATAAGTTGAACATTACCTA
The Candidatus Zixiibacteriota bacterium DNA segment above includes these coding regions:
- a CDS encoding PAS domain S-box protein, translated to MEHDDKKKNNNKPDDKYEIININEAAFAAIQNTVQQLQIENEKLKAENQKLCRSGSGQFTEYMSGIFENASFGMYRTTPDGRILIANNAIAKMLGYLSVDELLGRNLEKGGYEPGYSRVDFINRIEKNGQLSGLISAWTKRDGSIIYVREDCRTIRDKNGKTLYYDGIVENITAYRKAAIALCQSENKYRTLVETADHAIILTNLKGNHLFRNKAYYINFGYNVGDNMGINELSIVHPNDAAILKNKLTETLRNRKSVCEYRVKHKEGHWIYCHASSVVIYDNNNKPEMILKIIEDITERKRTETTLRVLSLRNEAILAAVPDIIAEIGANKKYAWVNQAGYDFFGDDVIGKETSYYFEGEQKTHNAAQPLFNGYENVIYIESWQRRRDGEKRLLAWWCQVLKDVDGNVTGTLSTARDITEQKKAEEALRLSEKKYRQVVEHATELIFTTDINGNFLFANSVVQHISGYSIKELRQMNYLDLILPEYRRSSQIHFMKQYLKRETTSYLEYPFQTKDNKTLWFAQNTALNVENDKIIGFHAVARDITERKAAEEALREAEERFRTIVETAPCFLAITDKKGKNIYVSPNCEKITGYTQEELKKNQTWMVHENDNEKARKLYECTFREGKCEKDFEYKAVKKNGEIWYASSSWEPLKDNDGKFKGIVFQTIDITKLKRAKEALRETRDYLENLINYANAPIIVWDSELRITRFNHAFEQLTGRNAGEMIESQLGILFPIQQREKSMALIRRTISGERWNEVEIPIMHTDGSVRIVSWSSATLFTSDGSNPIAVIAHGQDITEHKKAEEALKQSEEKYRTLIENIQDGVFVIQNRKLMFANEAFANVSGFSLDEIIGKDFKDFIAPDDLDLLEKAYLQLMSDENIPAEFEFRVIQKNKNAYNHVNMTAGLFNYQGKTAALGTLKDITARKLAEDKVKQSLAEKEILLKEIHHRVKNNLQVISSLLELQSEHVTDNKTLEILKVSQNRIRAMGLIHESLYHSSDLSQINFTGYIENLLENLCNSFGINIEAIKISINVGDIQFSISKAISCGLIINELVTNSLKYAFKDGEEGEIAISLYSDDGHYTMIISDTGACFPENFDFANTETLGLQLVNLLAKQLKGTIELNRENKTEFIISFA
- a CDS encoding PAS domain S-box protein, with protein sequence MTSETYILVVEDEPIVAKNIQSRLQKLGYKAPTIALSGEEAVQKAAKFRPDLVLMDIKLEGGIDGVEAARQINISDDIPIIYLSAYADDNTIDRAKNTKPFGYLLKPFEVKELHSTIEMALYKHSMEKKLKESADRFRNLYLKSPLGYQSLNEDGYITEVNPAWCSLLGYSREEAINQWFGDFLSPDYHDRFREYFSRYKEAGEIYGEQFEIVRKDGNRILVEINGKISYSNEGDFKQTHCILNDITERIRAEKALEFSSSVMQQVSDAIIVTSLDFKITHINDAVKKLYGYSEEELIGKSPDILNAEKIVKKIQENIYKTVSAGKVWTGKHSNKRKDGSTFICEFKISPMYDKNNQIYSYIAIQRDITERENAKEALNQANLQLKATLDALPDILFEVDRNGVIYNFHATYPEFLYASPDKFLGKPVSEILPQDAVNIIMNAIKQAVETGRHIGAVYPLRTETGLYWFELSIAAKGNPKKPEGRLIALSRNITDRVQAEKALQKSEEQYRLLAENITDVIWLIDNKLNITYVSPSIEKMIGYSPDEIMNIKWDKLLSASSMKSAEKIAADEQNLEITGKTHSLNTIQANEFELISKDGALIWIECQSTFMRDSNGQLTGALGVARNINQRKWAEKQQDILIMKLQNALDRIKTLSGIIPICSSCNKIRNDDGSWEDIGEYVKTHSDAEFTHGLCPQCASKLYPNFYSDDKDNKSKPEE